The DNA window CTAACAAAACATGGAAAAGCTCCATATCAGAcattgaaaatttatcaatcaaCAACAAAATTGTATAACAAAATTGCATCAGAATAACATCAGCCCACAATAAGAATGTAAACAAAGGTGAACTCACTTCTCATTGGAAGGgatatataatttactaatatgaggaaaatatatataatagttgGTACCAAGTTTTTTGCCAAGGGAAGCCACTGATGAACATTTaagcttattattattaacacTTGAGCAAGTGGAAAACAGGATTCACATAGTTTCTCGGTTTGTAACTATGGACAGATAGGAAACCTACCAACTCTTTTCTAAGCAAATCTTTTTCTTGAGTGTTCATTCGCATCTCCTCATCCAGCTTCAAGATGGTTACATCAGCCTGCAAACATCATAATGTTAATTGGTTTCATCTTTGAAGCTCACaaacacacatacacacacacaataaagaaaaattgcTAAAAAGGGATTGAAATTCGAAATATACCAAGGTATCTTGTAACAACCTTTTACGGCACTCATAGAACTAGAAAATTatcacacaattttttttttttcctgaaaGCTTTTTCAGTAATACCAAGAATGTTTGAAACTTAGAATTGACAATCATTCCGCTACTTAAGGTTCAGCTGTTAGCTAAAAGAATGATGTGATTGAGATCATTTTCGCAGCAGACATTTTAGAGTTATATTAAACTGCGAAATAAAAGTCTTGAAATTAAAATGACTTTTACATAAAGTTCAATATAGATTAAGAGGTCTCACCGCTCTTAGCTTTGTATCCATTATACTTAGCCTTGACTTCAATTGCTCATATTCCTCAGCTGAATTCAACTGTGCAGCATCATTTTCGGGCTTTATATCAGGCACATTCTCATTCTCAGAATGTCTTGCAACAACATCCTCATCCCTTCTGtcttcttccatattcttggcTGTTTCCAATCCTTTGAATTCCTCACAAACCTGCCACAAGAAATGAATAACgggaaagaaaatattatttatcattATTCATTAAGCAAAGCACGGACATCACCatgatgaacaaaaaatattgatgaTCTACATATACAAATTGTCTATGAGATCACCTTCAGAGGAGGAGGTATGTTCTCAACTCCACTAGGCACCCTATCTTTTTCCATAGGAACTTTGTTTGATTCCTGCTTCGCATCGCCATTTACTGGAAGCAAAACCGGGGAAGAAGATGGGCTGATGAGGACCACCCTCAGTTTCTTCTCCTCAATATACTTCCCACTATCTTTTGCAAACTGcagaaatatataaaagaaacgCTTCAAAATCATCCAAGAAAACAATAGGGCTACTATTGAACCAAGTGTTAATGACAGAAAACTAATTAACCATATCAGAGGTGATGTCATCTTCAGTAGTTCCGAAGGGGACAATTGTGCTCTGAATGAGAAATTTGTCTTTGCATTGCATATCAAGTGGTTCTGTTCGCTGAGCTTGCATAGTAACTGCATCATCCAACATAATACATGTATATAACACAATTATGCATATACACAAGGGTTTTAGAACtcgaagaagaaaagaataccAGTAAAATCACATGTTTCCTTTGGCTTGATGATGCCTAAGTTAGGTCTAACACAATATTTCTTTGGAGACGTTGTTTTCACCTGCACATTGATTCAAAGTTGAGATTTTTTACTTTTGCATATTCATTCAAGATTGGTgtttagaaaagaaagaaacgaaAGTACCTTAAAAGCAACATACTGATCGGACTTGTTTACAGTTTGAACCTGGCACGAGCTTTGTTTCTTCAATTCAACTACAccgcaaagaagaaagaaagaaagaaagaatgtgAATTAAGGAAGAGTAGATATATATACAGAAGAAGCTGTTTAAGTGTAAGTGGTTGGTGAAGAAGATGGACTTACAGAGAAATCTGAGTTCGGGTGGTTGGATTTGAAGAAGCTCGGTGGTCGTCATGGGTCTGGTGTTTCTACAAATGAGAACAAAAAAAAGAGCGTCAAGACTGAATTGAATGAGTGTACGTAGAATTGAGCATTGCAAATGGCGGTAACCGTACGTGGAAATGGAACCCTAAGAAAAGAgagatggaagaagaagaagaagaagaagaagaattgaagaGGATGGTGTGATGTGTgtgcagagagagagagagagagagagaatgggatTCATATGAATGAATTATGAAATGagtgagaaagagaagagaagtggaaattagaatgaaagaaaaagaaataataaaataataaaataaaaatagagagatGTGGTGTGGTGGTGAGTTGTTACATTGGGAAATGGGAGACAGTGAGCGTCGGTTACGTCAACGGCAGTTGGGTCTAACTCACTCACTCTAACTCTAAGCGGTTGAAGCTGTAGTTGTACCTTCCTTACTCGTTTCACACCTGCCCTCTTTTCTTACTCTTCATTTTACTACCTATTTTCATTAgcaaaacataattaaaattggGTCACTCTACTATATAGATTGagattgtataaaaaaaatataatttttttataattactttttattattttattaatatttaaaatgtaaatcttagtatttttaatttctcttttatcacataaaaaaaagttttataaacttacattattattaaaatttgatagaaACTAAAAATTCAGTTAACTTTATAAAAAGTTGattattgaaaattattaaataatttaataaatttaattaatttactatttaataatattttattattatttttttataaaaataattgaattaatatttaatttttttcgttgatctttaaaatttttttaatcgcattaatttttaaaaattaaaaatatatcttttagtCAATTcaagtattttatcaattaaataataatatattatgtaAAGTATAATGTAAGTTAACATAATATAAATATCACAAAATAATCAGTTAACgtatcattttttaattaattattttatgatacATGAtacttaatataaaatataaaacatcattatataattaataaaataatggaTTTGactaacaattatatttttcaaaattaatatgattaataaaattaaaaaaataatttaaaaaatagactaTCTTTTAAAACGAATTTAAGTATTAATCTAAATGTTTGAATTATGTTCTCAAACAAAACATATCTTGTCAAAATAGTTTTGCTtgttatcattttttaattcattttatcaaaatatatgtatattttcaagttaaaataagtattattctcttttttttctatttattcattctttttgcTTCTAGATctgctttttctttccttcttgcatctcattttttttttcgaaagtGAAATTAgaagtcaaaatttttaaaataaaaaaatatattatttgaattatagtttattgatattatttttttatcaaaattaataaaaataattggaTAAAAGTCCAATAAAAATCTTATTCTTAAATACAAGAGATTTAATCATTAAATTATTACTACTTTCTTACCACGAAAGTAAAAGGTCATATCATTACTCATTAGAGTTACTAATTCATTCaattaaattgatatttaattgtaattcatcttaataaatacatacatatatgcTTCTTTGTTTGCTTGTAATTTTATTGCAACTTTGTTAAAATGGAATCAACCTTATTCACTAAAACGCTTTGTCAATTGTCCCACATTGTTGACTTTTAAAACGAATTAATTAGGTGCCCCATCATATCATCAACATTTAAATTCTTACAACTATATATCCATATAATCTGAAaaaaccatatatatatatataatttgtaataacaataattaaaaactaaagtagaataatatattttaagaaaaaaattttaaattatatgaatGAAAGTGACACTTAAAACAGTTTATtgagaatttattatttcaaataatCACCAATGCATCTTTACGTTATAcgattcattatttattttttattataggaAAAATTTTCACCATATAGTAAAAAtgttgtatatataaaaaagaaattcaaaagctCTAAAATAttccatttattttttttcaaaacctaCTCATTAGTAgtggttttattttttgtaatatattttatttgccaTTTTTGTGTTAGTATATGgaattttctttctatatatgcAAAAAATAACATGATGAGTGAGTTTATTTAatctatttattttgttattataagATGGGAAAAAGCAATAGCTACGAGTAGGGTCACAACATGCAACTTATCCATAGATATTAATTTGATCTCGTCTGGTCGAGTAAGGTTGTTAACACGATTCGCAGCGAGTAAAGTATGATGCGGGTAGAATTTTTGTGCAAGTCAGGTAGAGTGTGGATTGAGTCTCAATTTTATCCGCCGACTAACTCGCACtttgtatatgtatatgttatatacttatataaaaatatgtttcaaGTGGATATTGAACCAAAAACCTCTTACTAAATATAAAAGATCTTTAGCCACTAAaagaatattattaattaataatttaatattttttatatataaaaatcaattctattttaaattatcatcaagttatataataattttacatCTTTTTTGTAATTCCGGATAAGGTCAGATGCCTGGGGTTAAGAATATATAGAATTAGGGTTAGAATATTTTCAAcccacaaataaaatataattaattttatataaaaaatcttAACTCACAAATAAAACTAGAGTTAATTCCAAACCCTACCATATCTTACCCATTGCCACCCTAATCATCACCGGACCCTTTATTCTTCTTATATTTATTAGTATATTAATAAACACAAGTGtagttattattattccatattttaaattattattaaatacgtaaaattagaaatatgaaATTAGGTAAGATATATTAATTAGTTAACACAGAACCAATAGGTTATCAATCACATCCCGTCACAATTATTATATAGATTAcactaacaacaacaacaataataataatatattaaaaaataaatcaggAAATAAACGTGATTTATTTAGTGTTAATCTATTAGAAGCTTTATGATATAACTAGCACTTTGATAATACGCACAACCCTAATTTTAGATattgatttatatattttactatatataagaataaatttAGCTATACTTTAATGGTTGAAGATTGTGTGTACCAActtttatataatttgaaagtattaaattcaaatttaataactataatattataaatatttgtaaaaaaactagctaacaatcacaaaagacaATCgtcaagaaaaaagagaagaaaaaacaaTGCTTTTAAAAAAAGGGGTATGCTTTTATACTTTATCACTTTTTTATCATTTACTTTCAGGAATTTGACACCAAACGTgtgctttatttttaattataagtaTTTTGACCAAaacaaatgaaataaaaaagcgATACAATATAATATGTCATATTATCCTATGTTGAGCAGCAAAAAGAAATGATATAAAGATGTTTGTTATGgtgtttaaaatttatatattgtttaattattaaaaaggttaaatatttaattttaaatttaaaaatatagaaattaaaaatttttaaatatttaaaaattattataaaaaataaattagacaaaaattagatactaaataaaatacaccATAAAATTGGTCTTATAGCAAAACAAATTTtgctcactttttcttttcctttcctttagAAGCATTTTTGTTCtgtattttctttcttgttttcgcTTTACGCCTTTACCTGATAATtaagtaaaaacaaaacaaaagaaagaaaacaaaatcccagctttaaacaaaaaatattttctttatatcttttatatctgTCTTCCTTTCCTACATTCCATTATTGCAAGTAGCTAGTTAagacaaagtaaaaaaaaaatgtttatattaattaactaatatggTACTTGTTTAATAGTAATGAATTTAGATGGACATGATAAAATAGGACGCtcaaaacaagataaaaaaaataaaaatacaaaatttattatttgtgtattttgtttgataattgactaaaaatagaaaagaataaattataaaagtttgatttattattatatttttcatacaaaaattttagagaaaaatataataataaacaaaataattataaaaaatcgatacaatagaagaaaaataaaaaaataaagtgtattttttgttagtatttttatggtttttttgttaaaaaaatataaaatatactaattcaatatttttagac is part of the Arachis duranensis cultivar V14167 chromosome 1, aradu.V14167.gnm2.J7QH, whole genome shotgun sequence genome and encodes:
- the LOC107464656 gene encoding vesicle-associated protein 1-1 — protein: MTTTELLQIQPPELRFLFELKKQSSCQVQTVNKSDQYVAFKVKTTSPKKYCVRPNLGIIKPKETCDFTVTMQAQRTEPLDMQCKDKFLIQSTIVPFGTTEDDITSDMFAKDSGKYIEEKKLRVVLISPSSSPVLLPVNGDAKQESNKVPMEKDRVPSGVENIPPPLKVCEEFKGLETAKNMEEDRRDEDVVARHSENENVPDIKPENDAAQLNSAEEYEQLKSRLSIMDTKLRAADVTILKLDEEMRMNTQEKDLLRKELEDMRRKVDMRRVQAGGFPLLFVCMVALVSVVLGYYIHP